aagttcaatcaattagaatatccaacctttggttgttaatttacattgattgagatattggtctttggtgccatccaagttattccttgtatttgattaaagactggttgatttctattagcttgggtaaatcaaatcaagagagagatattaactcctttgatatacttttacctagattgagtctgactgtctagttgattctctaaaaagtatttcggagttagtccatgcatattgctaagcgaaatattgggtggtgttgttagacccccgctttttcaattggtatcagagcaggcaaacacgttcaagaccttaaaagtccttgtttgtagcgatctgatctatggacaaaggtgttatctctattaacgtaccaccagtcttcgatggctttaattacttatggtggaaaatttttattcgATCTTTTcctcaagcacgtgattttcaatcatgggtatatgttgttaattgctatgatgctcccgttgtggcagccggagatgtaaacgttcccaagaatattggtgaatatagtcctgccgagatacttgctgcaaagcaaaattacgaCGGTTTGAaatgcaatcatacatgccattaccccaaatcttcagcaccatgtgtcaaattgcaccaggtctaaagatgtttgggatatcttagaaaccatatttgaaggtaactccagtgaaaaggaagttagacttcaaaatcttaattccgattgggagaaccttcatatggaagatgaaaatacatttgatgagtttaatcacaaagtgtctgaaattgttaatgcatcttttgcattaagtaagactattcctgaaaaggacattgtgatgaaaattctcagatcgccgcCATCTAGATCCGAGTCTAGAGCATGCCATCGttaagggaaataaccttaagaatctttccagaaatacattggttggaaatctaaagatcttcGATCATGAgaaaacatccaaaatcggaaaggatgttgcctttaaagcacagaagaacaccaaattacATGATAAGAGTACAAATGTTTATGTCTTTGAGGAtaatcagtctgagggtgatttttcggatgaagatcttgaaaaatcagtctccttgatcacaagaaaatTTAGGGATCTTATATTGAAGCGAAGTAAACTGTTtttaagagacaaacctaggtcgtcagataaaccacACAATcgcatacctcctaaaaacagggacgctGACGTGGCTGataacgaggatatgccacagtgctttaagtgtaaaggttttggtcattttgcaaacgaattcccaaatcgtagaaaatacaccgggaacaaaggtcttgctgtaacacttgatgagatgtctgatgtctatgattctgatgaagacaataaatcaagtgttggtctcctatgtgaaaatattgattttgataactgtagcaatacatatatcaaccttgatgctTTCAGTGAAAAgtagaatccaatcaagctggaagaatctattgacccatcctttggaaactctggtttttaatgtttcaggatctactatgtgtcaagctacgttcacaccacagatgcctgaataatatccaagtttgacgtgcttgtTCGGTTCTcagaaaggtcatgaactatcaagatgttacaagtacaaacatcaagtatgcacgccaacaaacttccaCGAGGAGAAAATCGTTTGGAAAGGAAGCTAAAACTCgttcagaagactgctgaggtatgtaggattttatcttcgcataagaagttggtttacaaagacaaaataagaccattagagaagaaggtacggtcaaatcgttttgataaacAGAAGtatgaggattcctctctagaggaaaatggtggatagATTGtttttcaccacaacacaaattgattttgttgtttggtatatcttgtctcatgtgcctgatcaaaagagataagattgtttatcgctcaggctttaagaaaagttttctttgtgtttttcctatctatcaaataaagtagAGGGTTATTGTCGACATTTCTACtgtttatagggtttagagttgggcttCCACGAACCTGGTTAAAGGTTACGAACCCTACATTTTTTATTTCCTctttgatatcctttatatcttaagattgcttgatgagattgtgaattccactcaaaaaaaaccaattgtttataattgttctctaagcatcatgtctctGGGTGGAAAAgacatcaatatgattgttaagtcatcaatcaaagaaaaagagaaatctccagtaactccttccttgaaaagaaaaagaaggaatacaagaaagccaagggttgttccttctaactctcaggagttttccgatgttctttataagttgaaggatgtaagaaaggagattagtgaaataaattcatgcgttttaagatctttggaaattcggaaggccctggttcgacatcatcaaccaagacggtttgttggtattgactccttcctccacgaaccttatgttccaatggctgttgacgacaaagagttcgggaatgataaggaatttctcagagacattgtttcctagtatatcttctttttggcttagttggaagaataactaatgcttgaatagcgatgattatgactacacatagctattatttttcatcttcttgtttttaggtttttggtttaaaattctaaaaataaaaatatatttggaggatgatgtttttgcagtatttaatctttatgatattttatattgcaagttgttatgggatatgtatgtttgcgtccgtgaactttaaggtctcatactttgtcaaaagtaaagtcattcatgatcgatattgatttaaggatgaatagacttttgacaaatacaaaagttaagcctgcattgtcaattctttgatggaagataggttaaaatcttttgttttcaaggattatgtttattaattatcgttatgcaaatagtgattgaagatagaatgaatccttgtgtattccggagtattgatcatccctgatccatattttatatattactgtgaggttccgtaatgtgtcttatgttgagcacgatacaacgaagctttgattattttatgattagctCTGTTGGTTGTTCcctgagatatgttatgtcgagcatattgaactaaattaatcatcttgtgtggttatttagtttttgtttcataagtcttcttatgtcgagcaaatcaattgacaattaaattgattacttttgtgattagtttggttatgtattccaattagattaattatgggttctcttgtaattagtctagttgagtattcatatactCCATAAgctttcttgtgttgagtatatgaacggctattgTAATCATTTTCTAGTGattatgttagtcgtatgttccgtaagtttacttatgtcgagcataattaattaagttgaccaccttgtgtgtttaatttgattgtgtattccgattaaattaatcatgggtttacttgggattaatttgattgagtttttggatataaaaaatcattatcatggtttctggtgtccaaataaaatccttcttttctttagaaattaaggtcgctcttgttgttctttcgggaatgacatcaaatgggggagagttattttgaacttttgcttaatggtcatatcttgaggggagtgcaaataaggaatattagaggggttatattgtatatttaaactccttgatgaatgcatttagcttcggctttatgattgcatctaaaaattgGTTGGTAtgtatattttcttttagtcatgaaatgtctctttcgcaaatttcattatgatcctgttcttgtacctttgccaattttattgaaaaaaaggggagaattaatatgtagttaatactacaaatacatatggttttcaaatcattaagggggagtggtttccatgcgaGATGgactattgactaagggggagtgatacatatcaccatagtattatttttgaagttgtgatacaattgaaatatgacgctgtgtaataatactataacactgtatgacaatgatcgagaccgatgctttctcattgttatagatacgaatcttcaacaacggtgatattaaacttaaaacctttgcgatcatttgagtacttggaagtgacgaagatttcgaggaatgttgaagattaggcatgtggaataggagctacttaagtttctttatcttttttgtattccaaatgtactgatagttttgtcactaaaattgacaaagggggagattgttagagcattgctcggtcgaaatcgcatacgtttatctcaagcatgtttgtcaatgttggtgatcaaaactataagtcttgatttctaatctattatagctaagtctcggactaggataaaaagtgtagttgagctcaagaacttcatagatattcatcatacaagtagaagaactactcaaggaaccgctggaacttctcgacaaaaaggtatgtgaagactgaacttatctatcactcaaaattctatctaatatatctcctactctttgagacaagaagtcgtatgctatatatatagacttggattatacacatttggtatttcgagccgagtatacctcgcctatctatatctcgaaatatgtgttggtaagcttttcgcttcgatcaagttcatctttacatggtgaataaagtcatgatatgtttcaatcatcttgaaaatttctttgacgagaaatggtgtaacaactatataacgtcctctaagaatgtttcaatgattgaaataagagtttatatcacataaccaatggtggaaataaacatttttgtggaaacacatttatgtataagtcttattcctagaaccaaagtttgcgaactttgttgatcaagagaaaccggaagtatggcaagtgccaagtctgcgaacagccgaagttctcaaacccgagaatttctgctggagttgacaaactacttgcgtgtgCCAAGTTCACGAACCCATTCCGtaaaccggcgtagttctcatcccaagaatttctgctcgaGTTTGCAAACTCTGACCGattgcttaagtccgtgaacctagtctgcgaacttgtgaaggttatatatccgaagatgatttctgaacttaaaattataaagactaagaaatgaagtttgcaaaccgtggctataatgttcatgaaccaattcaagtgaatcaaatcatctttgcttcaattgtgtcatatatagtacatgagatttccttgcaattgaaaaactctcttaactagttcatttgaagtaatttgaactagttatggtgaagaataacatgcttgatatgaaatactcatatatctaaccttttggttgactattattgaaccaacaatgcacacgtttgggtacggttaacaaacctagaagcgtgcagtcaattgtgtataacaagccaagttttcgatctaacggttgagaaatattagcttgaatctaaatcaggttttcatctaacggtgaatactgaatgctttgttactaagctaacattgattgcaaaccctgatttgaaagactacataaaggagacattaagtattgtgcaaaactaatccccacaccttacgtgtgatactagtttgcatactagagcggattctcctttaaacctctggttttcttttcttaaatcgggttaacgacttaaatacttcattgggattttgaagccagaccgatactacttttattgtagttgtgtgatctgatcttgcatcttctatcgtacgagtacaatcatattgattggcttgagatttgatatctctgataggaaagatataaaaagtaatcacaaacacttcgtctcatcgtttgtgattccacaacatcttgtttcgctaccatacgattaagacttttgtgaggtgattgattaatctaggatgttcttctggaatataagactagattatcatttggttcctgttcaccttgattattatcaaaatacggaacaaaacctttagggtttatctgtgggagacatattgatcctttgacaaACTTGcccgtgtgagacaaatttgtttattgtcaaagcctgcgattttggatcgtaacaactcttagttgtgggtgagatcatctatgggaatcaagtgcgcagtatcctgctgggattagaggcgtaggagcataaatgtaccttgaattagtggtagactgattggggttcaactacggtccagtccgaagttaacttgaagtagtctagtgtttgtagcggcttaattcagtgtgtgttcaatctggactaggtcccggggtttttctgcattttcggtttcttcgttaacaaaattatggtgtctgtgttatttcattttccacattatattgttgtttatgagtgaaaactgtttctgcagtttttggtaaatttgggtgtgtgtgaggatgggaaacgaatctaaaccctaaaaaaatgcactgcacaggattgctttctgattcgagagattaatctgtacaattctgtcctaaaccaagaaatggtcgttccagacttgcttcggtcacaaagtgaaggagatggggttgatcttagggatggaagcgaagaaggtgttgagattgtgaaggtgttggctgtttatgacttgtatcagaatattgaGCAGGCTTGCAATAATTTAAGCAATCAGCTATGGATGTTTCTGGATacgaatgacaacacttggtttctctggtTGTCTCTCCttttttggaaataggtgaaggacctatttatacaagtcattgagcgcaacctttcatctcgtaggaagtggattgATGGACtagtggggtcgtgtgtgagtgattgcacgatcacgtcttagcccacttccctcatcctattaaccgtccatgcctcctgacacgttccgGTGATGGCACGTTGCacactgcacgctgtaaaccgccagaacaataccccagtaagtatcccccagtttgtgacatgtttgatgtctcgaatgagtgggtcgtgGGACCTACTGTAGTAAGTAGCATGCAATGCTAAAATAACTAAGGATGAAATATTATGTATGtttgatgcatgtaatgcattgcaAATAATCAGCATGCATGAAGAATTGCTTTTTCGAATCCTGTCCATATAAGTCGCGGACTAAGCGTCTTAGAATAGGATcacatccaaccatcttcgactgatttttggaggctgtacaggcaAGCCATCTCCTAgacgatcactccatgtgaaAGAGTGGGGGTGGTGATCATTGTGATACCTTACTGGTCGCCTAGCTTTcatcatctgcgaccgttgatgagtCTTTAGGGTTTTATGAGGTGCGCAAGCTTCCCCCTTTTGCTTGACCGAATGCAAGCTTGGGCGTGGTTTATGGTgcgaccgaccaggcatgcgtgtagacggcctgccggtgtaTATGCCCATGCTGGATCGTCTCATGAatgtgcgatctaggccactcaatttgactggtaaaggtgagtggttgagatcggttttcAACAGAAATCCAGTGCCTCAAAGGAATGGGAAACCACACGTCATGCTcactttgggcgcacgaatcgaggcatacggccatggttggccttggatgatcggtcatgcgtgtatgtgggtccacggtgatcatgttgacatgctcgggaccttttaaatctatatatacaccctccatcttagcttgcgaagatggacgctcgtgattgatttacgacacatgtaacatgccgcaaaccctaattagggtttttgatcgGTCGTGCGTATGCAGCTTCAATCGATCGTCTTTGCAAGCTCTGCTCCTCCCTTGGGGAggccgatcgtgtggggcccatgttgggccggtggtgagcaTGTGTATACTTGCTCCACGGTCCTaggcgtgatctaagccatccaatcatgcttgcaaagttggatggtcgtgatcaatttaatacATTAGTGGACTTCCACGGTCTTAAAAGAATCACACCATTCATGTTTTGGGAAATCGTTTATTGCTCCATGGCGTGGTCGTGAGATAACCGATAAGGTAAGTggaaagtgggcccgccaatgtgcgtACCAACACTTCACAAATCGATcgcgggacgatccaagccgtccaaccgtagttgcgaagttggatggttgcgaACTCTTTGAGACTGTTTTTGGCAGTCTTGCGCATGCTAGCCACTTCATACCTGCTCGACCATCTCTCTTCAGTAGTGGCGTTCGGCGGCTATTTGGGGAAAAGCATGCGTTGGACCAGAAAGGGCATaaccgggcccgctggtggtcattacggTGGtatcctgctgaggatcgtctaggctggttaaatcatgcggccaacctgcgtggtcgtgattatttctgagactgacacaGTCAGTCCAGATTTATGgttaatcgggatagtataacacaccgagagactttTATCAattgggctagtataacacaccgagaactatgctcaatcgggctagtataacacaccgagagactttTCTCAATCGGGATAGCATAACACACCGAGaggtagcctgtacgggtatttcgtgcatgccttactattgacacttggagatttgtGTTACTACGCtaagagaaacactcagtcgtcatgccgcaccaataatgagggttcccgggaacaacacatgaaatacaaggctaataaagcattaattaataatgctataaatccacagaaaatcgggattgttgctagatgctccgttctgggtgtatttaattcacagggattgttgccacatgttGCATTCTAtgtgaattaataaagtgaagaagtattcatcactcaaatggctttatcctttacaggatgtcagcgtattaactcggcttttacaattttagccttaaacaaaaatccacTATAAacaattgtttatctttataattgaaatatcacaggttgtgcgttgaagttcaatcaattagaatatccaacctttggttgttgatttacattgattgacacttggatattgatctttggtaccatccaagttattccttgtatttgattaaagactcgccgatttctattagcttgagtaaatcaaatcaagagagagatattaagtcctttgatatacttttacttagattgagtatgaatgtctagttgattctctagaaagtatttcagagttagtccatacaggttgctaagcgaaatattgagtggtgttgttagacccacacttTTTCACATACCTTATCTCGTTCTTCTGCTGATGCCGAGTACCGTTCCATGGCTCATACTTGTAGTGAACTCACGTGGCTAAAGGCATTGTTGAAATCTCTAGGTGTGTTTCATTCTCAGCCTATGCGTATTTGTTGTGATAGTCAATCCGCGCTTTATATTGCTgctaatcctgtttttcatgagCATAGCAAgcatattgagattgattgtcattATGTACGCGATCAAGTTCAGTCCTGCGCTGTTACTACTTCTCATGTTCGCACAACCATCCAGCTAACAGACATTTTCACCAAAGCTTTTGGACGACCCCATTTTGAGATGCTTCTTAGCAAGTTGGGAATTCGTGATCCCGGACATTTTTTTAGCAAGTTGGGCGACCCCATACATTTTCATTCTCCTAATATTCCACTAGAGGAGGATATTAGGAGATACATATATTATtgtatattttttaaatatggtCATTAATAAGTTAGTTAGGAAAGATATTATTTTGTGTAATTATGCTAACCGTGTCTACCTATTTAGTTCGGGAAGAAACGATTTGTAATCTAAGCTTTTCAATAATAAGaaaccttcatcttctctaacttgtcGTTTTTCAGAAAGGAAAAATTGAGTAATTTAGGTGTTTCGTTTATTAATTCACCCCGGGTATGAGTATCCACTTGGTACATCCCTTGTTTCTTGTTACATCCCTTGTTTCTAGTCTCCAGTAGTCTCCAGACATCTTCCGAACATGGCTGGAAAATAACTTAAAGGAAAACAAAGATTTAGAATTATAAgtataaatttaaggaaaaaaaaacacgTAAGAATTATCTGTCCCAACAAATAACATAAAAATATAACTCTCAATCTCCTTATCTTATTAGAATTTTCTTTGTTAAATTCTTTTCTTGGACTTCTCTCCCAATGCTTTCATGGAAACAAGGCTGTTTACGTGCGGAATTGCTTTATTCGAACACAACCAGTCCTCACCCCAAAGTTTGGTTAAATTTGTAGTGTGCAGATCATAGTAAAAGAGAAATCCGCCACACCACAGTAGAACTTGATTACTGTTTGTAACTGCAAAGGGAAGATACAGACGGTCCATCGTACCAGTGTTCTCCCATGAGAAACTAAGCTCTTCATTCCAATACCACAAATCATCAAATGCGGGTTCTTCAATTGCGGAATTAGTACACCTACTCTTTTTCTTTAACTCCCATATACGAAGAAATGTTCTTTCTTCCCCTCTAGTGTATTTAATAGCAGATAAATACCCTCTCAATAATCTTAGACAAGGTGAAACCGGAAGCTTCTTCTTGGAAGGTATAGGTGGTAAAGGAATTATTCTGAACTCTTCTTTGGCTAAATCAAAAGACACTATCTTACCAAATCCGGACCAGTAAAGGGCTCCATTTGCACAAACACCAGGGCTACTTGGACATAAAAGGTGGTCGAGTCTTCCTTTATCTCTCCACCCTTGACCACTACCAAGGGTGTATACTTGGACTTTGCTACTAACGTCCGAGAAATTACCATACCTGCGGTACATTCTAACAACTTTATACTCATCAGTTGAGTAACTGTAACCAAATCCGCACACAAAATAACCACGATGGTGAGAATCTCCGTCTCCGTAGATGTATTTTGGGAGATAAATATATTCTCGGGTAACGGGATTACAGATGTAGATGGAATCTTGCACCCAAGCGTCcagatcaaatatcttcaaacaTACCAACCCATTACAGGAACCAACCAAGTCGCCCAAGGCCCGCAAGGGTTCTAGCTGATCATCAAGGGGATACAAATTATCCATCTCGGGAAGTGTCTCATAGGAGTACTCTTTCTCATGGATGTTTATATCATCGCAGTATTCCTCTCCTCCATAGTAGAGCCTTCCTCTGAAGCTTCCCAACTTAAAAACGAGACCTGCTTTGATATTACTTAATAAGTCGCGCCAGCGTTTGCAAACTAGTTTGCAGTTGATGATGCATTGGTATGGTAAACGAGACAATATGTTCAATATGATATCATGGTGTAGATTCTTCATGCTAATGGATTGGTAATTCGCTGTTTACAAAAAGATCAGGATCTCAAAATTAGAGAAGGCTTAACTGACAACTTGTAATAAGCAACCTGtgaaaagttaaaagaaaaaaaggtgCGGTGAACAAGTGAAAATCCAGATAAATTATgcttcaagaaaaagaaaaacagaaaataaTATGCAATCAAAAGAAGTTGTGGTCACCTGTTATTTGGATTTCCCCCACTACACCGTTCCTCTTTTGCTCTGCATGCAGCCGGCAGGGGCGTCCGATTTGGTTTCTGTATATTTGCTTTAACAGTTGTATACCCGTGCACCCTGTATATGCGCTACTTAAATAGGGGATCGAACTTAAATAGGGAAAGTAGACGATGACAACAGGTTTCGACAACGCAGAGTACTTTTGATTGCTATTTTTTGTCCCGTGGTTAATCATTACCATAAAATTCCCCGTGGTTAATACGCTTACAACATTACCACCTAGGTACAATTAGTAAATAGAGGTTGCACCTACTCCGTGTCTCCGTCCAATTTGAGTTCGCACCCATTGTTCATTTTCCATCCAAATTTGGAGCACCGGAGCATCATATGAATGTAATACAAATATTTTTACTTTAGTGATCATCATGTACCCTTCCAACTCAAAAACATGGTGAGCTGAAAACCATTAATCCATTCATTTGAGGGGCCATGTTTTACTTTAACGTATATcgaaaaaaagaaaccaaaaaaagtGAATCAAGTGATAGTGTTTTTATGCATAAAAGAGAGGAGGTGTGGGTGTGCGAGGGAACGAGAGGGGAAGGTGGTGGTGCTGTGACAGAGAGGGAGGGAAGactgtgttggtggtggtggtttgccATGTGAAAGAAACAGAAAAGAATCGTGATAGAAAGCCCCTAATTTAATTGGTAATCCTAGAGCTGTAAATTGGGTCGGGTCAACACATGTATGGAATATCTGAGCTCGTTAAAATTTGACCACAGCACGGAACGACACGTGACTTCGCATAGCGTAAGCACAAAATGTTAGATTAGTGTGTTATGTTGTGCAAGAAAAATAGGAATATTAGCACGGCACAGCACAACTATCACGTGTAAATACGCGGCACAACACGGCATGCGAAGAAGTAAATATcacgttgttgatggtggtttttagctcaggatTAAAACCGTAAAGCCTTACACCTAGCATGACGTAACTATCGccaccgacacatttattgaatcatttaaCACGCCTACGTAAAATTTACCGGTGGTACCTTTTTTaatactaaattagggttcgatgtaccaaaccctaattctaacaccaccatgccaatggaaaaccatgtcagccacgtccacgcgccaaggcattccaaccatgccagccgcaccactgtgccaatggcattccaaggcccaaaacccttacccaaacccattttctatatccatacccgcctccattctcagccgttagatcggatccatctcatcatccaatggtcgcttcttcatcgttcatcaaaatctgaagtccctgcaaaacaccatagtgcctaaattccaagccttcagattagatcacatttagatcctacggtcgcttctttgcctgctcatcaaatctcgatacttccgcttaacactacagcacctaacctcgatcttcgccgttaactttgttgtatttcacaatccaacggtcgaagtgattcacctccgtatcgccgttggatccacctaccatcttcccatccatcgctccttctcgttgttcatcaaactccgctgcacccgctcaacaccctaacttccaaacccatcgacctcgagccaaacacccccttctccacaaactgtcgacctcttcttctcttccccaaacttcctctcttccatcaccagccattccccgacagttgcagaactGCCACCACCTCACCTTCTGCTCCACCATCACCTCTTCCCCGACCATCGCAGACGCCACCATCACATCCCCCTAcctctctagccacttattacatcaacttctcaaccctacaaccctagtttagaagttgatgaaataggtga
This is a stretch of genomic DNA from Papaver somniferum cultivar HN1 chromosome 1, ASM357369v1, whole genome shotgun sequence. It encodes these proteins:
- the LOC113309771 gene encoding F-box protein At3g07870-like; translated protein: MKNLHHDIILNILSRLPYQCIINCKLVCKRWRDLLSNIKAGLVFKLGSFRGRLYYGGEEYCDDINIHEKEYSYETLPEMDNLYPLDDQLEPLRALGDLVGSCNGLVCLKIFDLDAWVQDSIYICNPVTREYIYLPKYIYGDGDSHHRGYFVCGFGYSYSTDEYKVVRMYRRYGNFSDVSSKVQVYTLGSGQGWRDKGRLDHLLCPSSPGVCANGALYWSGFGKIVSFDLAKEEFRIIPLPPIPSKKKLPVSPCLRLLRGYLSAIKYTRGEERTFLRIWELKKKSRCTNSAIEEPAFDDLWYWNEELSFSWENTGTMDRLYLPFAVTNSNQVLLWCGGFLFYYDLHTTNLTKLWGEDWLCSNKAIPHVNSLVSMKALGEKSKKRI